Genomic window (Phragmites australis chromosome 21, lpPhrAust1.1, whole genome shotgun sequence):
ACTCCCTAATGCTCTCGCCTTCGGCCGTTTGTCAGCCCCAGCACCGCAGCACCTCCTATGCTTTTGCCGGTGCACTAATTACGATAAGATGCACGTGATTTTTTGAATTAAGGTTCTCATCTTTATTTACTGCTTCAATTGCGCAGCAGGCTTCCCATTGCTCAATATACCCTTGATTCACAATTAATCATGAGATTATTTCATTTTATGCAGAGTAATCTTTCAGCATGCAGTTAAATTGTGCTGGCCAGCGCTGTGATCCTGTTGCTACGGAAAAATAATGAGATTTCAATGGCACCTTTGATTggggaagagagaagaaaaccCTAGAAGTCAAATCCCCATAATTGATGTTCTTTCGTAAGTTTCTTTAAACGTAGGTGCTACATTGTTGATttttgtactaagattttggattcCCATTAGTCTTAAGATATGCAAACATAAATGGTTTTGTCCTCCTAATTTTTGCAGGTTCAGCAAAGACACATAAAGAAGCGATTGGATGTTTTTCTCTGATCTTATGCTGTCCATGACATTAACATATAAAGAGAGCTACTATTCTTTGCCTTTTCGTCACATAGTGAGTTATTACGGCAATTAGGTTAATGTACATGTGCATCTGCTATTCATCTTGTAATTGATAAATCAAGAGCAGTATGTTTTATTTTATACATTTTCCTTTTCATATTTGTGGGAGCTTCCTTTAACTGTCACATGGTACGCAGCTCATTATGCACCTCATTTGAAGACCACATTGGCCTGCCGTGCTTTAATATAAGGACTTAATTAGTTCTGAATTTAAGGAAAAATATGGTGAGCTGTGGGCTAAATTTAGCGGTCTGCACCTGCAAACTGTGGGCTGATGTTGCAAGCTCTAGCTCTAGGTTCTACATTTTCTAACAGTTTGTTCTTTTCATGTGGTTTTTCAGCTGAGTACCTTTTGCCAGTCTTTGATGGGCTGTTTTTGGTCATGCCACAAATTTTGCCTTAGGGTTAGTCAGGAACTCATATTCCTCCTCTCAGCTATTAAAGTGGGGGGAAAGACAACAAGGTGGTTGCACAACCAAGAAGCTCTGCATGATGACGTTGTTCGTCCACCACCATTGATGCCTGATGAAGATTCAGACACTCTCACCTTAAAAAAATTCAGTCACAATGTATCACGAAGGCTACTTTGTTGTTTCGGGTGGATGTGACACAAATGTTACATCTTCAGTTATCAGGCTTCACATCTTTAGCTTAACAATAGTTAGTAAAGGTCCTGCGTTTTTATCTCATAGATGTTGGCTAACACAAGCCAAGCGTGAGCCATTTGAGCTTCTACAGATTAGCTATTCTGATCGCGAAGCACACATTGTGTATGTGACTCCAATGCATTTGATTCTAAAATCTTAATTGATATCAGGATCATTGTATCATGATTCATTCATATTGGGTTTCTTTTAAATGTGCCCTTGTAAAAAGTTTTTGTCAGACACGTGAATTTCACGTGCACGCTTACTAGTGTATTTCAAAATCACACTGTCAAGAGAACACGGAGGGCCAATGATCAAATTCAGCCAACATGAATGGAAAATTATCTGTGAATGAAAACTGCCAAGTTACATAGCTGGTTGCATTTACAGGAACAAAATCAATTCAATATGTGAAATCCTGTCTCAGGGACAATTAAGGCATCCAATAGCTTAACATTTGATCCTTAAAAATTGTAGATCAGCAACTGATTTTGTTACAATGGTATTAGGACCAAAATAAAAGGAAATACAGTTAAGTTTGGAAAAACTGAATCATAGTCCATCAATCAATTAGTATCTTCTTCTCACTGCTAGATCACATAAATTCTGGGAGGTATTATTTTGAAGATGGGACTGGAGCTTTTCACTTCGAACAGATCAGGGAAGTGAAGGCTTTCTTTGCATGAATGGAAGCAAGCTCAGGCTATTTGTTTTCCCATTACCCCTTTTGAACTAGCGGGCAGGCCGGCTACACTGTAGGcgatttaaagaaaaaaaatgctggGCACTGCAGATTCTACTAAGACTTCTATTGGAAGCACTTGGCAGCTCACAAAGCCATagaatattaatttttttaccaACCAACAATGTAAAACTGTTGGGCTTTTCTTAACAACTATCAGGAAACATTACATTTATTTTAGTGAGATCTCAAGAGTTGGGTAAGGAAGTGTCAAAAAGCATCAAACTAGAAACATAAAAGTTCACCAAAACATCATGCAAGTACCATACGGAGAAAAGTTTCGAACAAGCATCCAATTTCACCctaaaaaaagctaaaaacaaTATACTCAAGACATGAAAGAAGGCAGGTCTATCGTCCCCACTCAATTTCAACCCTTTTTATTCAAACAAAGGGCCCAACAAATTTTGGAACTCCACTCCTACAATAGAGTTGTAAATACAAGTTAAAAACACCAATTTACGATGTGAACAATAGTAAAACGTAGCTATCAAGGAGGATAAACAGTACACATTATTTACCAGGATGTTCTCATTTACTGCATGGACTGCATTCTCATCTGCAATTCTGCATCAGCATGCATCTCAGTACATCAGTTCATTGCCAGCTACATGCATTTCACCATTATATCACTGGTGTTCAATTGTTTTGTTGGATGCCACCACCACCATAATACTGTGTTGTTGTCTGCTGAGAAAACTCAGCAAACATCATCCCTTCTTTTAGCCTTGAGGAAAGAGGGGGGATctttttcaaaatttcttgCATAAATACATCTTCACCACAAAACCTAGTTGACCCATCACTTCTGACTAGCATGTACTTGTCATCACTTGATTTATCTTCAGCATCAGAAGAGTAACTCGAATAAGTTGAAGTTTTGTCCCATGAGGGCTGTAGGAAGACTACAAAAGTATCATGGCTGATATCTCTGAAACTCAAAGGTCTACTCACAGCATGAAGTGTAGATTTCAGTTTCCCTCTGGACAAAATGTCTGTTGCTTCTCCAACCTGAACAATGAAACTCTGAGGAGAGCATCTAACTGAGAATATCTTACTTCTGCTGCATTACTGCAAGTGTGTGTGCCCATCAAGAGGATGGCATTCCTGGCTGACCAAACATTCTTCTCCCATGGAGGCATGGGAAAACAATGGTGCTGTTAAAACAGTAAAGATTCCATAGTCATAGTGCCACTCCTGCCACAGGTCAAGGAAATCAAGCCACCCTGGCCCTGAATTCATACATCGTTGgaatcattttctctttttGCCATAACAGTAGTTTCATCTTCTGATTTGATGCAAGGCGTGCCTCATGATACAGACCTTTGAGAACATGACTGATAAGGTTTTACAGCCACTTTATTTGCCGAGCTTTTTCTCTTTGTGCTGCTCTCCCTGATAACAATATTATCAAACTCAAAGTGGTAGTGAATGAGCCTTGCCTTTGCAGTCCCAAAGTCAGAGATGCTCTGCTCTAACTCACCTCCGAATAACAATGTTGCAAGCTCGCGCAACCAAAATCCCAAGCTCCATCATGTACAAACCCAGCTCCTTAACGAGTTCACCAAGATTTTCAATGTTATCATCACCCTTAGGTTCTTCAAATCCATCAACAGACTGTGCCTTCTCTGGAAAACAAACCCACTGTTGATGCTTTCAGTTTTGCTCACTGACTCTAATAGGTGGAGTTTACCTGAATACCTTAGGAGCTGCGCGAATGAGGAGACAGACCGATCGAGCTTCTTCAGAGGCACGTCGCTGCCCAAACCCTGCCTCTGAAATTACCCATGGAAACAAATCAATTAAGAGGCGCATTGCAGTTTCGAGAGTAGTGAAGAGGAACAGGAGGGGGAAGAAGACGGACGAGAGGGAGGGTGGACGGGTGCATTGAGGAGTTGGACGCGGGTGGGATGGTCCATAAGGGCGAGGCGCCGGGCCAAGGGGAGGAGCCGCCACCGGAGGGTGCCTGCGCGGGGAACGCCGGCGATGGCCAACAACCCAGACTCACCTCGACCGAGCTCGGTGCCCACGGTGGACAGGACTCGGCGACGGCGGTCGTCGTCATCCGGTGTCTCCGGCGACAAGAGGAGGGTTAGGTCGGAGAAGGAGATCTCAGCGATGTCCAGTGCCGTCGCGGCCGCCGTCTTCGCCATCGGTGCGGCTTGGACACCTGCGCAGGCGAAGGCCCCTAGGTGAGTTGGagaagacggcggcggcggcggcggcggcgacggcgatgcCTTCTTGGGCTGTGTTGTTTGTTTCGGTCTGCTCGCATGCCAGAAGCCCAAAAGAAACAGCGTCACTCTTCATCGCAGGTTTGTGTTAGGAATGGCAATACGCATATTTTACCCATGGGTTTATGGGTAAAAACTTTAACAGGTATGGGTTTGAGTTTTAATTTATACTCGTAGGTATGTGTATGAGTTTGAAGTTAAATTTAATGGGTATATAGAGATAGATATGAAATAAATCTATTCGTACCTATTTCGTCCATATACCCGCTCCACATATATGACATGTTGatacattttatttttaatatataagcTCCACATAAATTAGGAGTCTAGGCGTCTAGCACTAGCCGCCACTCACGGTGCAGCCCCCATCTAGCCACCTCCATCTTCCCCCTCTTGGTCTCCTCCGCTAGACGCCCCTGACGGCTTGCCCCCACCCCCCGCGCGTGGCCGTTTCCATCATCCATCCAAGCTCTAGTAGCGGTGCTCGTCTACCATTCATCCAGCACACAGAGTGCGCGGCATCTGTCCACCATCCTTCCAACACACAGAGCGCACGATGCCCGTCCACTCGACACCTCGTCCGCCAACCTACACCCATCCGTCAATCTACGTCGCCCGTCCGCCGACAAGCATCTCGTTCGCATCCAAATCCGCCATCCACCGACCACGCCCGTCCACCGACAAGCGTCCTGTTCGTGCCAAGATCTATAGTCCATCGACCATGCGGCGTCCACTAAGGCACCCTGTCCAATATCGTTTGTCCCCAAGTCCCCAACCGCATCCGTTCACCCCCCGAGTCCACTGACCGTGCGGCGTCCAACGTGTGAACCTAGATCCGCCTGACTGAGCGACGATGCCCCGTCCATTGCCGTCCACATCTGTGTGAACTTGTGATGGCCGCGGGTATATGGATGTGCCCGCGGGTATGTGATGCCCACGGGTGGTGGATATAAGTTTTAGTTTTTACTCGTGACAGGTAATAGGTGTGGGCGCGAGTTTGAGAATTAGCTCATGAGTATGTGTTTATATAGCTTCCACCCATGGGTATTATATCCATTGCTATCCCTAGTTGTTGTAGCCGGAAGCCTCATTTTTGTTCTGAAATccttttttccctaaaaaaatgagaacatctaaattcaaatttgaaaaacgAGAAAAATCATGTTGGTTTTATGAATCTGGCCGGAAGTTCCCGGTCTTCTGGACGCAAGATGAAGTGTTTTTTTTCTAAGATGAAGATGAAATTGTTCAAGCAGATGTAAAGGCTCATTTGGCCTTCGTTGACCTGAACCAGGATCGTAGCATGTGCTTGACAAAATTGGGAGCACTATCGCGATCCATACACAATTTAATTTCACTATTACTTCACTGGGTCATAAGAACATGTATTTTCTGATATCAACAAATTAAATTATTCATCTGAAGAAATATATAcctataattttaaaaaaagatattaATAGTTAATGTTTTAAAGCTCTGAAAAGAGAAACAACAAGGAAACTATTAGTAATCTTGTAAACAAGGTTGATATACATGGAGAATTCCCCACCCACTCTATTCCAGCAAGGTGCCGGCAAGACAGACCTACATAGATTGAGGGAATAAAAAGTAGAGGAGAGACCGGGAGAAGATGGTGAAGAATGCGAGAGGAACAAGGATGTTTAAATTTGGTAATATTAAGGCCCTTTAATACCAAAACGTCAATTGAAAATTACAATTGAACATGCATCCAAAAGTAAACCCACTACCGAAATCCTTGAGGTCACATGAAAAGCTAGCAACGTATTTTGTATACAGATCAACCTTCTACTCTTATTTTTTCCAGAATAAATATCTTGCTTTTGTATTGTCATTTTTAATTTATGTTACACTCTTTCTATTTATCTCTCgaatattttcttctcttattttttcatatttgtgtttgttggatttggtttgatattCATTGATTTCTGTTCGGTTCAAAAGGAGGACACACAAATACATGATGTCACAAAAATATGACTATGATCTAAACTTTCActcaaagttttcctttttcgcGCGGAATGTCTGCggtttcctttctttttatcGAGTGAAAAATGTCTGCAGTTTACTTAACACTATGATGTCAGACATGTCTTCCAGTAAACCTAAAATGATTCGGCCCAACTATTGTTAGGCTTCACGCAAATCTCAGCCCACGTAAGGATGGCGATTAACACGTGTTCCCTTTCGACGGGTGCTCGCGAAAGCATAAATACCCCACCCTGCGTCTAGTTCTAACTCCCCCCTTGCATCACGACGCCATTCTTCAGAAAAGAACACAAATGGCAGAGAAGGTGGTGTCTTCTTCTCTTCTCAACTCTTTTTTCTTACAGTCCACCCTTTACCTAGTCTTTTTTAAGgtggtgtgttcttctcttctcAACACTTTTTTCTTACAGTCCACCCTTTACCTAGTCTTTTTTAAGACTTTTACGGGAAGGTGCGAACCCGGTGATCGAACCCGACCGGTGAAGACGCTCCCATGCGTCTTACCATAAGACACACGCTCGTTCTCTTCTCAACTCTTACCTCTGCTGCTCCTACCTGATGATTCATCGGATCTTATCTTATTTGATCTGAATGTTTTCTTACTTGCATATTTATTTATCTCCTATTAACTGAGTTCCTTGGTATTTTAACATGTCGCCTTAGTCCCTTTGGCAGTCACGCAGTCGAAAAACTAATATCATGGAGTTCACGCAGGTGTCCACCCTGGTCATCACACTCAACCTttcatgctgctgctgcttcacgAAGATCCGGAAAACTCTATGCAAGCTGCAAGGTAACCAATCAATCACTTCCTTCCCATTTCAGTAGCTCCTAGATCGTCTCCCGGTTCTTATGATATAAAGAACATGCTGATGATCAAAACTGACAAAGCTGTATGTTTGTTTCGCGCTCGTCGATGTCACATGACTGAAGAGAGCGAGGACATCCGCGCGATTTCGTACGACAAGAAGCAGGGGACGGTAACGATCTCGGGCACCTTCGATCCACTGGTGCTCCCCTGCAAGCTCCGCCGCAAGGCGGGTTGCGTGATCAGGGATATCCGCCTCGAAGAGAAGAGTATGCCATGGATGCCAGAATACAAGGCTGAACCCAAGTTCGCACCACTACCACGACGAGGGCAGCAATCTGCCGTGCCGACGAAGCCGCCCACGCCAGCGTGCCTCCCTGCCCATGCTCCGGCGTGCTGCTGCGGCGCCTGCCAGTGTGGGGGTTGCAGCTACCACTGCTGCTGCTCGGCGTTTGCGTTCATGAACGGTGCAGTGCCTGCGCCGCCGTGCTACGGGGCGTCGTATGGAGGTTGctcaaagatccaaatcaccTGTGAGGAGTCGTCTCCAGCTTGCAGTATCATGTGACGTTTGTTAAGTTTGCTGCTTTATGTTGCCTTGTGTTTTGAGTTCTTAATCCTCTGAATTGGCATGACAGGGCGATTAGTGATTTCGGCCTAAATACATGGTAAATATATATGTGAAGCGGAAAAACACAGTTTAAATTTGAGAAATAAAGTTGCAGTTTATCTTGCAGAGTGAACGATTGTGCTACTTTTGTCCATTAAGTAATTTTCACATTTGTTCAAGAATTTGGTTCCTGCTATGTTCAAATGTGCAATTTTGTCCATACGCCACATCAAAATGAACCTTCCGCTTTACAAATGTTAAGATTTATCATACGGATTTCTACTACCTGATGGAATATTGTCATAATTGTTTGTGCAAAGGGCGAGCTGTGTTGGAGCTTTCTATATGTGTGTTGCCATTTCGATCAAGCGGTTTCGTCAGTTTGTTTGCTTCTGCAGTTCCCGGTTCATTTCGCTATTTTTCTTCTGCTGGTTGTCGCCGATACTTCTGTCTTATGCAAAATAGCAAGCGTGCTTAATGTGGAATGAGCAGCCAATCAAGAAACGCACAGGCGTACACTAGTGTAATACTGAGTGAGGATATGTTTATACTCTGACTTACCTGAATTTTTTTACCTTGATTTCAGAAaacatatttatctttttttccctttttgcgAGGAAGAAATCATATTCTTGAAGCCTGCAAATTTGATTTCCTAGGGTTAGGTACATTTTTTTGAggaataattttttattgaaggGTATATTAGTTATATTTTGTCTTTTGTAAATTAGCACTGTTTCAGCGCATCAGTTCAGAGAAACATTACAAATGTTGAAATACTTGTTTTAGTTATGAATCTTCCTACTCTACAATTTAATGTATCCAACACGATATCTAGGTGAAAGAGTATTGTGCACACATTGGTTGGGGCATTTCTCaataatgaaaagaaaaataaagggcAGCGATAACACGTGACCGGTCACACTGTAGGGAAGCGCGCTATTCCTTCCTTTCCTGTTCAGCGTGACATTGTTTTCTCAATgtggcttcctcctccatgattCCTCTTCCTGTGCAGCGGCACAGGCTCTGCCCCATCTAGCATCGAACATAATTTTTCACCGAGTGTCCGTTTTAAATTCCATTTGTACCGTTGTGTTCTACATGACAAGCTTAATAAAATGGGACCCATGTTGAGTACGGTCAAGAGAAATGAAATTTATGCTTGGTAGCAACTCCAGTGTAACAACTTATGTTGATATTGCGTAGCGACTTTAGTGAATCTTTGCTACCAACTTTGATGAATGTTTTGATAGCAACTTTAGTGGGTGTTTGATAGCAAGTTCAATTAATATTGGTTAGCAACTTTGGTAAATGTTTGGTAGCAACTAATGTAGAGATTGTATAGCAACTGAAATTTTACTATGATCCGGAAGTGTTGGAATTTGCTATGACTTGAATGTGGTAGCAAATTCAGTGAATGTCCAATAGCAATTTATGTAGATATTGCATAACAACTGTCACACcttgatttttaaattttgcaattctctaaaaattttctagatttaatttgagtttaaacaaatagcataggataaaacctaatttctaaattcaaattcaaatttgaattaggattattatttgtttgaatacattcatgctggagttaggcatttagATTTTTGGTTGACttgtttgaattgtttgcttAAGAATAGATTTAGCAATGtttagaaaataatagaaaatagatttggacaaaaagaaagaaataaaaagaaaaaagaagaagagaaaaaccTAAGTCTATCAggcctcccttctctccctgtCACTCTTTCGGCCCAACTGCACCGGCCTGCTTCCTCCCTCTGGCCCTTTTCCCCACGCCGGCCCGCTTCCCTCTTTCCTTTCCCCGCCTCACGCCCCTCCgtcccatctcgccaaaagTCGTTGCCTCCCGTGCTCTTTTTCGCCGAATCACCGAGAGCCTGCTGCCGTCGCCATTAGAGCCGACCGAGCTCGCCAACTTGCCGATTTCGTCACGCTTTGCCGCCGACTAGCCGCCTAGAAGCTCCTCCATCGACCTCCGAACTCGCCAGTACCTTTTTCTTCGCTTCCCGGCCGCTGGAGACCCCTTCCCGACGAGCTTTCGTGCGTTGTCGCCTTCCTCACCGCCGCTGGGCCTCTCCCGTACCGCGCCACCCGAGGTAAGACCTCAATCGGAATCCCCTTACCCTCTTGAAGCTTATCTGCCGCCCGCCGTTGAGGACCGACACCGGCGATGAGGTCTACGCCGATCTCCGACGAGATCGCCGCCGTGATCCCCTCGGCTTAGCCGTGTTCATCCTCTCAGCAGCCCCTCCCTCTCTGAGCCATTAGATCCGAGACGCACGGTCC
Coding sequences:
- the LOC133904154 gene encoding uncharacterized protein LOC133904154, which produces MAKTAAATALDIAEISFSDLTLLLSPETPDDDDRRRRVLSTVGTELGRGESGLLAIAGVPRAGTLRWRLLPLARRLALMDHPTRVQLLNAPVHPPSQAGFGQRRASEEARSVCLLIRAAPKWVCFPEKAQSVDGFEEPKGDDNIENLGELVKELGLYMMELGILVARACNIVIRRESSTKRKSSANKVAVKPYQSCSQRSVS
- the LOC133904097 gene encoding protein PYRICULARIA ORYZAE RESISTANCE 21-like isoform X2 gives rise to the protein MAEKVSTLVITLNLSCCCCFTKIRKTLCKLQESEDIRAISYDKKQGTVTISGTFDPLVLPCKLRRKAGCVIRDIRLEEKSMPWMPEYKAEPKFAPLPRRGQQSAVPTKPPTPACLPAHAPACCCGACQCGGCSYHCCCSAFAFMNGAVPAPPCYGASYGGCSKIQITCEESSPACSIM
- the LOC133904097 gene encoding protein PYRICULARIA ORYZAE RESISTANCE 21-like isoform X1 gives rise to the protein MEFTQVSTLVITLNLSCCCCFTKIRKTLCKLQESEDIRAISYDKKQGTVTISGTFDPLVLPCKLRRKAGCVIRDIRLEEKSMPWMPEYKAEPKFAPLPRRGQQSAVPTKPPTPACLPAHAPACCCGACQCGGCSYHCCCSAFAFMNGAVPAPPCYGASYGGCSKIQITCEESSPACSIM